ACTGCCACGCCGTCGCCATGAGCGGCACATAGTCGCCCTCGGCCCACTTGTAGCGCGCCAGCGGCATTTCGAGCAGGTCGTGATAGATGGCGATACCGTTGGGGATACCGTCCGGCACGAATGAGTTCCAGTGGCCGGTGGGCGGCACTTGATACGGGAACGCGCCGTGGAATTCGCCGGTCTTCTCCATCTTCGGCGCGGCCTCGGGCGCCTTGGTCGCCTCGGCGGCCGGCGCTTGTTCAGCAGGCGCGGCGGGCTGGGCGGGCGCTACAGGCGCAGCCGGCGGCGCGCACGCGGCCAGCAACGCGCCGGCGCCGGTCAGTGCAGCGGCTTTCAGAAACTGCCTTCGGTTGACGATCTTCTTGTCGGACATGGTTACTCTTCCTCCTGATTCAAACTTGCGATTCATCGGCTAGACGGTGCTATGGGTAGGATTCGGATAAGCGAACTTGACTCGATGCATCACCTCCTTGTCGTCACTTCATGCCCCGCCGGGCGATGAGCACCACGAGAGCGGCGAAGATCAGCCCGACCGCAAGGCTCATGACCGATACGACGAACTCCGCCGTACCGGGCGCCTGGCCGATCAGCACCGCAGCGGACGCGATCACGATGAACAGCGCGAGAGAGAGCGCCGTGCGGGTCATCCCTTCGCTCATGCCGCCTCCTTTGCCCGCTCGCGGGCGACGACGTGGCAGGCGACGCGCGTGCCTTCGCCCATGTCCGCCAGCGGCGGGACGCTCACCTCGCACAGACCTTCCTCGAACAGCGGGCAGCGCGGATGAAAGGAACACCCGCTAGGAAGGTTGAGTAAGCTGGGGATGTCTAGGCTGCGCAGTTGCAGCCGCTCTTTCGTGCGCGTGATGCGCGGGTCGGCCTCGGGGATGGCCGAGAGCAGGGCGCGGGTGTAAGGATGTTGTGGGTGGTTGATGATCTGCGGCGTGCGGCCGATCTCGATCATCCGGCCCAGATACATCACCGCGATTCGGCCTTCCCAAGCGAAGTGTTTGGCTACGGCGAGGTCGTGGGTGATGAAGATGAACGTCACGCCCAGGTCGCGCTTCAAGCGCGTCAACATGTTGAGCAGGCTGACGCGGATCGAGACGTCCACCATCGAGACGGCCTCGTCGGCGACGATGACCTTGGGCGACACGGTAAGCGCGCGCGCTACCGACACGCGCTGGCGCTGGCCGCCGCTGAGCTGGTGCGGATACTTGTCGAGAAAGTCATCCGGCGGCGTCATGTCCACCGTGCGCAGCAGATCGCGCACGCGCTCGCGCGCCTGCTTGTGATTGGCGACGATGCCGTGCTGCAACAGCGGCGCGCTCATGATGCCGTACACCGTGTGCGCCGGATTGAGCGACGCGTAGGGGTCCTGATGAATGAGTTGCACGGCCAAGCGATAGCGGCGGAATTCGTCTTTGCTCATCGCCCAGATGTTCTTGCCGGCATAGCGCACTTCACCGCCCGAAGGATGAATCAGCCCGGCGATCATCTTGCCCGTGGTGGTTTTGCCGCAGCCGCTCTCGCCCACCAAGCACACCACTTCGCCCTCCTGGACGGCCAGCGACACATCGTCCACGGCTTTCACCTGCTT
The window above is part of the Candidatus Roseilinea sp. genome. Proteins encoded here:
- a CDS encoding oligopeptide ABC transporter ATP-binding protein produces the protein MTTHATPIIELARVSRIFEQHRKQVKAVDDVSLAVQEGEVVCLVGESGCGKTTTGKMIAGLIHPSGGEVRYAGKNIWAMSKDEFRRYRLAVQLIHQDPYASLNPAHTVYGIMSAPLLQHGIVANHKQARERVRDLLRTVDMTPPDDFLDKYPHQLSGGQRQRVSVARALTVSPKVIVADEAVSMVDVSIRVSLLNMLTRLKRDLGVTFIFITHDLAVAKHFAWEGRIAVMYLGRMIEIGRTPQIINHPQHPYTRALLSAIPEADPRITRTKERLQLRSLDIPSLLNLPSGCSFHPRCPLFEEGLCEVSVPPLADMGEGTRVACHVVARERAKEAA